In Daucus carota subsp. sativus chromosome 4, DH1 v3.0, whole genome shotgun sequence, one DNA window encodes the following:
- the LOC108217660 gene encoding F-box/FBD/LRR-repeat protein At1g13570 codes for MAESSVKKTSRIEEDRISKLPQNVRETILCFMPIEDAVRTSILSKKWRHCWTMMPHLIFDEEFVNRILRKLGRDGDDRLNAYGLVSRINKIILLHKGPILKFSFTIPYYNPHYNCDAQLLHDFIDQWIPLLSVRGTKEVILDDYLLRHVTAHHFSSLDLTHLRLISVWFPYKPTFGRFTHLKILELVHAHYTDDAYSFKKNIFDCPVLEKLSLILCDGLFHTNFHAPNLNCLHQIYREATTEIPYAGLENLTEYSLMLAQLGTLKELKTSNVVKYLGSLHKIEKFSAARDFLKYLAKGGCPNRLSKSLPYLKTLSIADIHFTHLSEVSCLLCMIRSAPNLCKLYISATDCDGDEDCDDENCDGENDLQNYRIEDSEDCTTTGHLQIVSFNYFRGLRAELELVKFVLAHSPLLKTMFIHRHRDVSIKSGVALKLTEEILQYPRASTIAQVKHLEHSIEIDAFDDELWCGYEI; via the exons ATGGCAGAATCTAGTGTGAAAAAAACCAGTCGTATCGAGGAAGATAGAATCAGCAAGCTGCCTCAGAACGTACGAGAAACTATTCTATGTTTTATGCCAATAGAGGATGCAGTGAGAACTAGCATTTTGTCGAAGAAATGGAGGCATTGTTGGACTATGATGCCACACCTAATCTTTGACGAAGAATTCGTTAATCGAATCTTAAGGAAATTAGGTCGCGATGGTGATGATAGACTTAATGCCTATGGATTAGTTAGTaggataaataaaattattctactccaCAAGGGTCCAATCCTTAAATTTTCATTCACCATACCTTATTATAATCCTCATTATAATTGTGATGCTCAACTACTTCATGATTTTATTGATCAGTGGATTCCGTTATTATCAGTCAGAGGTACCAAGGAAGTTATTCTGGATGACTATCTGCTTCGACACGTTACGGCACACCATTTTTCCTCTTTAGATCTTACCCATTTGAGGCTGATAAGTGTTTGGTTTCCCTATAAACCTACATTTGGAAGATTTACTCATCTGAAGATTCTTGAGCTAGTTCATGCCCATTATACTGATGATGCttatagtttcaaaaaaaacatcTTTGATTGCCCCGTGCTTGAGAAGTTGAGCTTGATACTTTGTGATGGACTGTTCCATACCAACTTCCACGCTCCTAATCTCAATTGCCTGCATCAAATATATCGGGAAGCAACTACCGAAATCCCTTACGCTGGGTTAGAGAACCTTACAGAATATTCATTAATGTTGGCACAACTAGGCACACTAAAGGAGTTGAAAACATCGAATGTGGTCAAGTATCTCGGTAGTTTACACAAAATTGAGAAGTTCTCTGCAGCAAGGGATTTTCTGAAG TACTTGGCTAAAGGCGGTTGTCCCAATAGACTTTCTAAGTCACTTCCCTACCTAAAGACTTTAAGCATCGCTGATATACATTTCACCCACTTGTCTGAGGTTTCTTGTTTGCTTTGTATGATTCGGAGTGCTCCCAACTTGTGCAAATTATATATCTCG GCTACGGATTGTGATGGCGATGAGGATTGTGATGATGAAAATTGTGATGGTGAAAACGATCTCCAAAATTATCGGATAGAAGATTCTGAAGACTGTACTACTACAGGTCATCTTCAGATTGTCTCGTTCAATTATTTCAGAGGTCTCAGAGCTGAGTTGGAGCTAGTCAAGTTTGTACTTGCTCACTCTCCATTGCTCAAAACAATGTTCATTCACCGTCACCGTGATGTAAGCATTAAAAGTGGTGTAGCATTAAAACTGACAGAGGAGATATTGCAATATCCTAGAGCTTCAACAATAGCACAAGTCAAACACTTAGAACACAGTATTGAGATCGATGCTTTTGATGATGAACTTTGGTGTGGGTATGAGATATAG
- the LOC108216005 gene encoding F-box/FBD/LRR-repeat protein At1g13570, whose amino-acid sequence MAESSVKKIGSIKEDRISELPQNVRETILCFMPIRDAVRTSILSKKWRHCWTMMPHLIFDDKFVDGMFEKLGVNDDDKLVAYEFFSRMMAYEFVSRINKIILLHKGPILKFSLNIPQYGDPQIVHDFIDQWIQLLSVKGTKEVILDDYELRNVTAHHFSSLDLTHLRLSAVQFPYKPTFGRFTHLKILELVEPHRPTPYDANCFKQNIFDCPVLEKLSLILCDGLFHTNFRAPNLNCLHQVNGEAYSEIPYAGLENLTEYSFILSRLGTLKESKTSNVVKHLGSLHKIEKFSIARDFLKYLAKGGCPNRLSKPLLYLKTLNIGDIHFTHLSEVSCLLYMIRSAPNLCELYISATGCEFDEDCDNEDCYREKDLENYRIEDSEDCTTTRHLQIVSFSYFTGLKAELELVKFVLAHSPLLKTMFIHRDISIESGVALKMTEEILQYPRASTIAQIKHLKRSVEIDAFDCELWSRYEDI is encoded by the exons ATGGCAGAATCTAGTGTGAAAAAAATTGGTAGTATCAAGGAAGATAGAATCAGCGAGCTGCCTCAGAACGTACGAGAAACTATTCTATGTTTTATGCCAATAAGGGATGCAGTGAGAACTAGCATTTTGTCGAAGAAATGGAGGCATTGTTGGACTATGATGCCACACCTAATCTTTGACGATAAATTCGTTGATGGAATGTTTGAGAAATTAGGTGTGAATGATGATGATAAACTGGTGGCATATGAATTTTTTAGTAGGATGATGGCCTATGAATTTGTTAGTaggataaataaaattattctactccaCAAGGGTCCAATCCTTAAATTTTCACTCAACATACCTCAATATGGTGATCCTCAAATAGTTCATGATTTTATCGATCAGTGGATTCAGTTATTATCAGTCAAAGGTACCAAGGAAGTTATTCTGGACGACTATGAGCTTCGAAACGTTACGGCACACCATTTTTCCTCTTTAGATCTTACCCATTTGAGGCTTTCAGCTGTGCAGTTTCCCTATAAACCTACATTTGGAAGATTTACTCATCTGAAGATTCTTGAGCTAGTTGAGCCCCATCGTCCTACGCCATATGATGCAAATTGTTTCAAACAAAACATCTTTGATTGCCCCGTGCTCGAGAAATTGAGCTTGATACTTTGTGATGGACTGTTCCATACCAACTTCCGTGCTCCTAATCTCAATTGCCTGCATCAAGTAAATGGGGAAGCATATTCCGAAATTCCTTACGCTGGGTTAGAGAACCTTACGGAATATTCATTCATTTTGTCGCGGCTAGGCACGCTAAAGGAGTCAAAAACATCGAATGTGGTCAAGCATCTCGGTAGTTTACACAAAATTGAGAAGTTCTCTATAGCAAGGGATTTTCTGAAG TACTTGGCTAAAGGCGGTTGTCCTAACAGACTTTCTAAACCACTTCTGTACCTAAAGACTCTAAACATCGGTGATATACATTTCACCCACTTGTCTGAGGTTTCTTGTTTGCTTTATATGATTCGGAGTGCTCCCAACTTGTGCGAATTATATATCTCG GCTACGGGTTGTGAGTTTGATGAGGATTGTGACAATGAGGATTGTTATCGTGAAAAAGATCTCGAAAATTATCGGATAGAAGATTCTGAAGATTGTACTACTACACGTCATCTTCAGATTGTCTCGTTCAGTTATTTCACAGGTCTTAAAGCTGAATTGGAGCTAGTCAAGTTTGTACTTGCTCACTCTCCATTGCTCAAAACAATGTTCATTCACCGTGATATAAGCATAGAAAGTGGTGTTGCATTAAAAATGACAGAAGAGATATTGCAATATCCTAGAGCTTCAACAATAGCACAAATCAAACACTTAAAACGCAGTGTTGAGATCGATGCTTTTGATTGTGAACTTTGGTCTAGGTATGAAGATATTTAG